In Leucoraja erinacea ecotype New England chromosome 15, Leri_hhj_1, whole genome shotgun sequence, the following proteins share a genomic window:
- the LOC129703860 gene encoding probable G-protein coupled receptor 139 yields MHNTVTGPFFAIYYPVFAAVAVPANLMAIVILARGRCGLSRCISLYLLSMAVTDLLVVITAVILNRIRGIYFPVNFLTRTRGCSITAVVTYGARDSSVWLTVAFTFDRYIAICCQKLKTDYCQAKTATILIGIICSLGVAKNIPCYFMYEPLYIINNVGWFCRIKDVFYISPGWAAFDWLDRIVTPFLPFVLMVLLNALTIRNILSANRARKRLRNKSKGDKQSDSEVENRKKSIVLLMSISGSFLLLWTTYVVNVFYVRFTKGLYFEGSNYNDPRFILQESGYMCLLCSCCTNTCIYVGTQRKFREELKGAVKYPYGKIRKLVKI; encoded by the exons ATGCATAACACAGTCACAGGTCCCTTCTTTGCAATATACTACCCGGTGTTTGCCGCTGTTGCCGTTCCAG CTAATTTAATGGCGATTGTGATTCTGGCCCGAGGAAGGTGCGGTCTCTCCAGATGTATCAGCCTGTACCTCCTTTCCATGGCAGTGACGGATCTGCTGGTCGTGATCACTGCGGTGATATTGAATCGAATCCGTGGAATTTATTTCCCGGTTAACTTTTTGACTCGTACTCGAGGCTGCAGTATTACTGCTGTCGTTACGTATGGAGCCAGAGACAGCTCTGTGTGGTTAACAGtcgctttcacctttgatcgatatATTGCCATTTGCTGCCAAAAACTGAAGACTGATTATTGCCAGGCGAAAACGGCGACTATTCTTATAGGGATCATCTGTTCTCTTGGCGTTGCGAAAAACATTCCCTGTTACTTCATGTACGAACCATTGTACATAATAAATAACGTGGGATGGTTTTGCCGTATAAAAGACGTGTTCTATATTTCACCAGGTTGGGCAGCGTTTGACTGGCTAGATCGCATCGTaaccccatttctccccttcgtGCTGATGGTAttgctcaatgccctgaccatcaGAAACATTCTGTCCGCCAACAGAGCCCGAAAAAGACTGCGGAACAAGAGTAAAGGAGATAAACAGAGTGACTCAGAGGTAGAAAACCGAAAAAAGTCGATTGTTTTGCTGATGTCGATATCGGGCAGTTTTCTTCTTTTATGGACGACCTATGTTGTAAATGTGTTTTACGTGCGATTTACGAAAGGCTTATATTTTGAAGGATCCAATTACAATGACCCAAGATTCATTCTACAGGAGAGCGGATACATGTGTCTCCTCTGCAGCTGCTGCACCAACACGTGCATTTATGTAGGGACCCAGAGGAAATTCAGAGAGGAACTAAAGGGAGCGGTAAAATATCCATATGGCAAAATCCGGAAATTGGTAAAGATCTGA